A window of the Bacillus andreraoultii genome harbors these coding sequences:
- a CDS encoding permease prefix domain 1-containing protein has translation MKSKLEQYVENIVCYTEGSKQEKEDLFEELLIHLELSRDNIMKEEGIGQEEAEEWAMKLFGKEGEIGSGIQQALFPYRKELMLTLAISSILATITIYLMNLFIEGDAVIGWLLISMATGGLLLFLPLNQRFHINRKLWLNSLLVVHILTLLYGVLIVSYLDYATVGLAIWLWLNIAISLALVYRTTIYDFSPDEKSMKLLHGINILLGAVITFLSLFFMFGGLVMIGIHPAVLIFLLPILFWIGSYFVQVKVAKRNIKTAISLGATLTILLLVIVFWLFFPR, from the coding sequence ATGAAATCAAAGTTAGAACAGTATGTGGAGAATATTGTATGTTACACAGAAGGTTCTAAGCAAGAAAAAGAAGACCTTTTTGAAGAATTGCTCATTCATCTGGAACTTTCTCGGGACAATATTATGAAAGAAGAAGGAATCGGGCAAGAAGAAGCGGAGGAATGGGCGATGAAACTTTTTGGTAAAGAAGGAGAAATTGGCAGTGGAATTCAACAGGCTCTTTTTCCGTATCGAAAGGAATTAATGTTAACGTTAGCCATTTCGTCAATTCTTGCTACCATTACGATTTATTTAATGAACTTATTTATTGAAGGTGATGCAGTCATCGGGTGGCTTTTAATATCAATGGCAACAGGTGGATTGTTACTTTTTTTACCACTTAACCAACGCTTCCATATCAATCGGAAATTATGGTTGAATAGTTTGCTCGTTGTTCATATATTGACTCTCCTGTATGGTGTATTAATTGTTAGTTACTTAGACTATGCTACAGTTGGTTTGGCAATTTGGTTATGGCTAAATATCGCGATAAGTTTGGCACTTGTTTATCGAACAACAATTTATGATTTTAGTCCAGACGAAAAATCCATGAAGTTATTGCACGGGATTAACATTCTTTTAGGAGCTGTCATTACCTTCTTGTCCTTATTTTTTATGTTCGGTGGTTTAGTCATGATTGGAATTCATCCAGCAGTGTTGATTTTTCTATTACCAATTTTATTTTGGATTGGTAGTTATTTTGTTCAAGTGAAAGTTGCTAAAAGAAACATAAAAACAGCCATTTCATTAGGCGCAACGTTGACTATTTTATTACTCGTTATTGTATTTTGGTTGTTTTTCCCACGGTAA
- a CDS encoding DUF5412 family protein, translating to MDKRYNLWSFYLTLLCLGLVVVSFSSIQYNNWLITPPNYIVLLVSGLTFILGVIGFKYNRNMIAKIRGWFTVVLSFLISIALFLVICLSLWVDDYMETVHSPDGHYTIDFYRYDLGAAGSFGVRGELNGPLWFKKHIYIQNNSEQVNVKWVNDSTISINNYILNLKEGETYGY from the coding sequence ATGGATAAAAGATACAATCTATGGTCTTTTTATTTAACACTTTTATGCTTAGGATTAGTGGTCGTTTCATTTTCCTCTATTCAATACAATAATTGGTTAATCACACCGCCCAACTATATAGTTCTCTTAGTTAGTGGATTAACATTTATTTTGGGAGTTATTGGTTTTAAATATAATCGGAATATGATTGCAAAAATTAGAGGCTGGTTTACAGTCGTGTTATCATTTTTAATATCAATCGCTCTTTTTCTAGTTATTTGTTTATCATTATGGGTGGATGACTATATGGAAACTGTACACTCCCCGGATGGTCACTATACAATTGATTTTTATCGTTATGATCTAGGTGCAGCAGGTTCGTTTGGGGTAAGGGGAGAATTAAATGGACCACTTTGGTTTAAAAAGCATATTTACATTCAAAATAACAGTGAACAAGTGAATGTTAAGTGGGTAAATGACAGTACGATTTCGATTAACAACTATATTTTAAACTTAAAAGAAGGCGAAACATACGGGTATTAG
- a CDS encoding PadR family transcriptional regulator — MDKEMLKGSIDLLLLSLIKQRDLYGYEITKLLKQLSDDQYEMSEGTLYPALKRLERNKWVESYWSETASGRRKYYRMTESGIKELEKKRKDWNFVEQLVKKSSEGLV, encoded by the coding sequence GTGGACAAGGAAATGTTGAAAGGAAGTATCGATCTTCTTCTTTTATCACTGATTAAACAGCGTGATTTATATGGTTATGAAATTACAAAGTTATTAAAACAACTAAGTGACGATCAGTATGAAATGAGTGAGGGGACATTGTATCCGGCATTGAAACGGCTGGAGCGGAATAAATGGGTTGAGTCGTATTGGTCTGAAACAGCATCTGGCCGAAGAAAGTATTACCGAATGACCGAATCCGGCATAAAAGAACTGGAGAAAAAGCGAAAAGATTGGAATTTTGTTGAGCAATTAGTGAAAAAAAGTTCGGAGGGTCTCGTATGA
- a CDS encoding polymorphic toxin type 44 domain-containing protein, producing the protein MEKIAIVFLFMFACLLVSSPVYASETHIELNTFDEIHNKFIDLQLIKLDNDGKLVIDEKVDELVIDSSLLTEYKKKIEAVNFTVDEGINWYDENLQIQSLSAEEIEEKVYQDYQKRKVKEPQIIPMAAYLDVKSLVARNYNSVENVLRANGVTKATAYWVGKVKPKGAWDYKSVSGFSPWNKTFTMKLPNGATEIHNSKWLGNYNYGYTGRLLFDLKTLLNAGNLVSKVLNGIPDDYQAKEAITRGFNHGIKYE; encoded by the coding sequence TTGGAAAAAATCGCAATAGTATTTCTCTTTATGTTTGCATGTTTACTCGTGTCCTCACCAGTTTATGCATCAGAAACACATATCGAACTAAACACCTTTGATGAAATACACAATAAATTTATAGATTTGCAACTAATTAAACTAGATAATGATGGTAAGCTTGTAATTGATGAAAAAGTTGATGAGTTAGTTATTGACTCCTCGCTATTAACTGAATACAAGAAAAAAATAGAAGCAGTAAATTTCACGGTTGATGAAGGTATAAATTGGTATGACGAAAACTTACAAATACAAAGTTTAAGTGCTGAAGAAATTGAAGAAAAAGTATATCAAGACTATCAAAAAAGGAAAGTAAAAGAGCCACAAATTATACCGATGGCAGCATATCTTGATGTAAAGAGTTTGGTAGCACGAAATTATAATTCTGTTGAGAATGTGTTAAGAGCTAATGGGGTAACGAAGGCTACTGCATATTGGGTAGGTAAAGTAAAGCCGAAGGGAGCATGGGATTACAAATCGGTGTCTGGTTTCTCCCCATGGAATAAAACTTTTACAATGAAACTACCGAATGGTGCAACTGAGATTCACAATAGTAAATGGTTGGGTAACTACAATTATGGTTATACTGGACGGTTACTTTTTGATTTAAAAACTCTGTTAAATGCCGGAAATCTTGTATCTAAAGTACTCAATGGCATTCCAGATGATTATCAAGCAAAAGAAGCGATTACTAGAGGATTTAACCATGGTATTAAATACGAATAA